The sequence below is a genomic window from Citricoccus muralis.
TCTCAACACATGCAGTATCGGTGTCGGGAGAGTGGGGAACGTGCCGGGAGTTCGTTCGAGAACAATGAAAAGAGGCTGATCGAAAATGCATGATGACAGACCCCGAAAGTCTGAAAAGACACTGAAAGCGTTCGTCGACATTCTGGGGACGAGCCAAGTTCTGACTTCCCCTCAAGCGACGGCCCCGTATGCGCGTGGGAGCCGTTTCGGGGCCGGGAAGGTGCTCGCGGTGCTCCGCCCTGGCACTCTCGTTGAGATGTGGCTAGCGTTGCAGGTCTGTGTCGATAACGATCTCATCGTCATCCCTCAGGCCGCCAACACCGGCCTGACCGGAGGCTCTGGCCCGGGGGACCAGGACTACGACCGCGAGGTGGTGATCATCTCGACGATGCGCATCAATCAGATCCACGTGATCAACGATGCGCGTGAGGCGGTGTGCCTGGCCGGGGCCAGGCTGTACGAGCTCGAGGAGGCTCTGGCACCCCACGGACGGGAGCCGCATTCGGTGATCGGCTCTACTTCTATCGGGGCGTCCGTGGTCGGTGGGCTCGCCAACAACTCGGGAGGCAGCCAGGTCCGTAAAGGCCCCGCCTTTACGGAGTACGCGATCTATGCTCGTGTGAATGAGGACAACAGGGTCGAACTCGTCAACCATCTCGGCATCGAACTGGGAGACGATCCTGCGCAGGTGCTCGATAGGCTGCAGCGCGGCGACTGGGATGCGGCCGACGTCACTCCTCCTCCGGCCGATTCCCTCGACACGGAGTACGGGGAGCATGTACGTCAGATCGTCGGCACACCTGCGCGGTACAACGCCGACCCGAAGTTCCTCTTCGAGTCGTCCGGGTGCGCTGGCAAGCTCATGGTGTTCGCAGTGCGCACGCGAACCTTTCCGAAGGATTGGCGCACCACGACCTTCTACATCGGCACGAACGATCCGTCCGAGCTCGAGGATCTGCGGCGCGTCGTTCTCACCGCCGAC
It includes:
- the dld gene encoding D-lactate dehydrogenase, coding for MHDDRPRKSEKTLKAFVDILGTSQVLTSPQATAPYARGSRFGAGKVLAVLRPGTLVEMWLALQVCVDNDLIVIPQAANTGLTGGSGPGDQDYDREVVIISTMRINQIHVINDAREAVCLAGARLYELEEALAPHGREPHSVIGSTSIGASVVGGLANNSGGSQVRKGPAFTEYAIYARVNEDNRVELVNHLGIELGDDPAQVLDRLQRGDWDAADVTPPPADSLDTEYGEHVRQIVGTPARYNADPKFLFESSGCAGKLMVFAVRTRTFPKDWRTTTFYIGTNDPSELEDLRRVVLTADRQLPISGEYFDRATFDLAEKYGKDTFVGLKHWGNQQVRRMFALKSWANGVFAKLFPFLGQTFADTISQKAFALLPQQLPKRMLDYRDRFEHHLIMEVGDAQKTETEKFLASFFAESGRAGAFFVCTDEEAQSAMLQRFGAASAIARYFNLYRKNVGGMVTFDVALRRDDEDWLETLPPEIADKLEVSAYYGHFFCHVLHQNHVAKKGVDLVELKKQMTKLLEDRGAAIPAEHNYGRLYEAPPALVEHYKRLDPCNVFNAGVGNTSPRKNWG